The Bacteroidales bacterium genomic sequence CAATAAATTTTGAACTTTCAGTTTCTACCTCGATGAAATAGAACCCTTTATTAAAGTCAGACGTGTTGATTTTCAGAGTATAATCATTAATCTGGCTGTTAAAGATTAACTGTCCCATATTGTTGATGATTTTTACATTCCTGAGCATCGAGCTGGTTGAAATGTTCACTTCATCCGTTGCAGGATTAGGATAAATGGTGACATCATCCATTGAATACAGTTGAATACCGCTGATCAAATCAGTAACTTCCGGGCTGTCGCCTGAATACATATAGAAGTTAATGGCCCTGGTTTGACCGTCAAGTATAACCACATTGTTAACAGTAATGGATTGATATCCAGGGGCGCTGCAAACGATGGTGTAGGTTCCGCCTGGCAGGTTGAGTGTATAATGACTTCCGAAAGGTGTGTTATAGGTTACGGCTCCGTAATCTGTGTTAAGAGCTGAAACCCATGCATTCGGAATTACAAGGTTTGTAACCGCATCCCTGACAAAACCCTGGAGTTTACCTGTAAGTGAACCAATATTTACCTGCATCGGATTAGCAAGTCCGGATTCGCCTTGCTGGTAAACAGCAGTAACAGAATACCAGTAACTTCCAACGGGTACATTGGTGTTGGTGTAAGTTAATACGGTAATCATGTTTGCTATCTTCTGTCCATCACGATACACATTATATCCCAATACATCTTCAGATGTTCCGGCGGGCGCCTGCCAGGTAATCGTAACATTGTTTCCGGTTACATTACACGAAACGTTTTGAGGTGGTTCAAGGTTAACCGGGTTGCCAAAATTAGCTGTATAATCCTCAGTTTCACCATAAGAAAAGTTAGCACAAGGATCGGAAGATGAATTTTGCCAGTTGGCACGGATTCTAATTCGCTTATCACCATAGTAATTCCCGGCGGGGACAGTAAATGTTGTTGTGTAAACCACATTTGCCTGAGCCATCACATAGTTGGTAATTAATCTTTCAGTGGCTTCAAATTCTTTGTTATCATTCAGGTCAATCCATAAACAAGCCTGCTGATTGCTGTAACCGGTTTTCCATTGTACGGTATACGTTTGTCCACCTGCCAGATTAGCAACCATACTGGTGAAATTACCATATCCGCTGGCACTGCAGCCGCTGTTCATATTGTTAATCTGTTCAAGAGCAAAGCCCGTGAAGCCGTCAGCAAAGGAGCAGTTGGCTGTTGGGTAGCAATAATCGGGGAACAAAAGCGAGATCACATCCTGCTGCGTAACACCCAGGTCAGCATTCATTGAAAGGTCAAGGTTGGCAGTGTAACCAGCCGGTACGTTGCCACTAGCCGAAACAGTGAAAGTGCAGTTAGCCGTTGTTCCCGCATTCAGGTTACCCATGTTTTGAGGCTGGCTGGTCAACACTGAAACATAAGGATCGGTGGATGTAAGTGAGCCAATCACATTGTAAGCTGCTGCAGAACCTGTATTTTCGACGGTGATAACCAAAGGAGCTGTTTCGCCTGGATCCAATATTCCATTGCCACCGTCGTTCACGACATATTCTTTGAATTTCAGGTGTGGTGCATGTCCGGTGATGGAGATATAGCTAATCCAGGTATCTGTTCCGTTTGTTGACGTTAGAGTAAATGAAACACTGTGATTGTCCGGGATATTGGCTGAAACGGTGAGGGCGAATGCATTATTAACAGTAACGGTTGCGTTGGGAGCAACGGTTCCGACGAAAGCGTAATTATCAGTAATTGTAACATATTCATCGGCGCTGGTCATTGTTGTTGAAACATTGGTTGCCTGAGCTACACCTACATTTTTCAATGTCATGTCCAGTGTAATACTTTCGCCATAGTCCATTAAACCATTATTATTTCCTGAAGGATCGTGGATAACGTAAGAATCACCAACTACATAAGGTCCGGTTGGCGGAATAATGTCAACATTAGCTTCGTAGCGATAGTAATTCTGTTTGGTAACGGTAACAACCATGGTGTTTGGGGGAAGTTGTGGTTCGATAACGATGTTGTTGGCGCCACCTGCACTTTGTGCAACACCAATGATTTCGCCATTAACTGTAAGCGCGATGTAAGCATCAACAGGAGCAATTACTGTAAAGGACGAGTTTCCGCTGTAAAGAATCGGGTTGTGCGTAACGGCCATGTTCTGTGGAACTTCAGTATAAACCTGCATAAAGGCGCCGCCATGCTGATGGAAAAGGTTGTAAGTAACCTCTTTGTTGTTGGTATTATAGGGCCACTGAGATTGCTGGAGGAAATATTTACCGGCAGCCTGACCAAAAGCCGGAAGGAAATCACGTTCCTGAACAGGTGATCCGTAATCAGGCATGAATTGGGGATACATATTGTCAAACATACCCCAAACAAAAGCGTCATTCACAAAAGAATAGGAAACCTCAGAAGCTGCAATAAGTCCCAAAGCACCTGCATTTAAACCATTGTAGGTATAACGGTGGAATTTTTCGGTGAAACACTCGCCAGACATATTGTACTTACCTGTAAGGCAATTAATCGAAAATACGTAAACCAGTTCGTTATTCTGGTTATTAGTGAGGCTGTTGATATGGCTGCTTTGGAAATCAGGCTCACCCCATCCTTGTTCAAAACCGTGATCACGATGCTGCAGAGCAAACGAGCCGGCATTAATTGAATTTACAACCTGCTGAGCCGTACCACCTGACCATCCACCCAATTCGGCAGGAGATGAAGGGATATAGCCTCTTCCGTTTGGTCCAAAATAGCTGACTACCGTGGCAGTATTGGTGGCTGTCGACCATACAGTTCCGGGTGTACCGCTGTAAATTGCATTAATCCTCACCGGTTGCTTACCCTGAAGGCGCCAGAAGCCCCCGACAACTTCAGAGCAGATCTGGAACCAGCGTTCAGTTTGCCAGCCCAATGCAGTAATAGGAGAGTTGTAGAAGGCTGGGTCTGTTGGGGGATTGTCTTCATAATTCAACATTTTGGAAACCATGGTTTGCAGGTGAGTAGCATTTTGTGCTGTCATCCTGGCAAAGATCATATCAGGCATGGAATTACCGTCAACATCAGAGAAAATGTTATCGGAGGCGCAGTAGCCATCCCAAATTGGTGAAATGATGCTATTGTTGGCGTCAGTTCCATAATCTGCCATCAGTAATACTGCTACAGGAGGAATGTCCCAGTTGTTGTAGGCATTATTAAAATAACTTTCAAGAATAGCTACGGTGCTTCCGCCAATTTCACTCAACGTTTTGATTCCGGTGAGGATGCCCTGTTTTGTGCGCCATTCTTTAATTTGCTCAGCATAAGGCATCCAGATGGGATTGTTAGGAACAACGATCAAATACTCAAAACCAGTGGCATCTGAATTGTTTTGATGTTGTACGCGTGCACTGTAGTCAATTACAGGCAATGAGTTGTAATTGAAAATCGCATCTTCCAGAATTGGGTCGAACCAGCGGCTGCGCAGGCGATCTTCGCCAAACTGACCATTCCCGCCTTCGAATACCACTTCGATGTCAACATCGCGGTAAATGACAAGTTCTTTGGTTACAGGATTGTATTGAAAAGGAGTAACACCAAGGGTTACCACATCCACACCCCTGATCTGGGTAATTTCTGAGAGGATAAAAGGCTCTGCAGGATAATAAGCATTTTCGTTGTAAACACGTTCATGCTTACGATATTGCAAAGGCCCATCTTCGGTATCAAGCGGAATACGGGGTGCAGGGGCAATGTCGATGTTTTTGATGGTTTCTGTACGGTAGCTTTTCACATTGATCCTTGCTGTCGACCCCTGCGGGATGGCAATGTTACGACCAAAACCCGGCAGGTTGGGCATGCCTTCATCATTGGGCAGCAAAACCTGTGGCATAAGAATCTCCTTCATTGATATTCCATCAATTTCCTGATCAACAAATTCGATAGAATTAACTGAAAAATTAACCCTGACGCCGGCAGCAGATTCACTTTTCAGTGTGAGTCCGGCATTTCCCCATGAGTCGTCAAATTGATACATTTGAGCGTTGAGGGCAGCAAACGAGAAGAGTAGTGCAGCGAGTAATGCAAACCTTGCTTGCTTTGCGAAGTTGGTAAATAAATTCATTGTGTAAAAGTTTTAGTTAATAAAAAGTGATTCATTAAAATTCAAGAGAATAGGTGATGAAAAATTTGATATTATTTTTGAGGCGTAAAAATAGATTTTATTTTATTAATAATTCCAAAAAAAATAATTTCGGTTTGAACAAATTAGACGGATTATTCATGGAAACGAAAAAAGACAGGGTGTTACAGGTGCTCAACGAGTTGAACATTAATTTTGAAATTTATCATCACCCGCCCGCTCCAACAATCGAGGAAGCACAAAAATACTGGAAAGGCATCGATTCTGCACACTGTAAAAACATTTTTTTCAGAAATCATAAGGGCAACCGGCACTATCTTGTGATCATCGAGCACACGGCGAACTTAGCCATTCATGATCTTGAAAAGCGACTTAAACAAGGGAAACTTTCATTTGCCTCACCCGAAAGAATGGAGAAATATCTGGGAGTAACTCCGGGTTCAGTTTCTCCATTTGGATTGATTAATGATGCCAACCATCATGTTTACCTTTTTTTGGATGAAAACCTGTTGAAGGCAAAAAAAATCAGCTTTCACCCCAATTTAAATACCTACTCTGTCGTGATAGCTTTTGAGGATTTTCTGCGTTTCCTCAGATGGTCAGGGAATACTTACGAGTTTCTTCAACTGTATGATTAACAGCCCAACATTAAAAATTTAACAATAACTTAATGTACTTTTCTGCTTCAAATCTTAAGATGGAATTAATTTAGCCATTGTTTTAGTCAAAAAAAAATGGAACCATTACAAGTAAAACCAACTGTCATTGAAGTCAAAAAGAAGTTTGAAAATATTGTTGTCAGTTATCTTCAAACAAACACTTTGAATTATAAAGTCATCCCATCGGAAAATCCGAAAAGAATCAAAATTCAGGTTGAAAACCTTGATTCGACCGAGGCCTTCCGGCTTGGTGCCCATGCACAGGTTCAACTTGTGGATGGAGAATACCTTATCTGATCACAAGCTTTTTGGTTTCAAGGAAAGTATCTCCACTTATCCTTACAACATAAACTCCTTTTGAAAATCCTTTCAAATCGAATGTTTGATGAATGATTGTTTGATCTGCATTGATATTTTCATTCAGTATAACCCTGCCGTTTACATCCAAAATATTCATCAAATACTTACCAGCGGGGGCTTCGTATGAAACAGTCACCTCGTTCGAAGCAGGATTGGGGAAGAGCTGCAAAGTTTCCTGAGCCAGACCCGCAGAGTGGTCAGATATTGGTGTGGCCATATCAAAATGAACATCGTCAATAAAAAGGTTATTCCCAATGATGCAGACCGCCTCAAACATAATTCTCACATTCAGATCACCAATCCACGGAGTCACATCAATTTCGAAACAATCTGCGCCATTATCTGTTCCGCACCAGTCTTCAGGTGTGGCAGGGATAAATGCAAATCCAACGGGATCACGGGTCACAAAATTCCCTGTTCCATCGTCGGCCACTGCCAATAACCTTGTCCAGGTTTCGCCACAATCATTCGAAATTTTGACAATCAATGAATCGGTAAACTGGAGATTTACCCTGGCGTATGCGTGTTTGAATTTGAGTTTTGCAGCGCTTTCGGCATTAAATGCAAGCGGGGGGCTGATCAGCCGGTCGCGCTGATTAAAGGCGTAATAGTTATAAAAGTTGATACCTGCGGCTTTTGTTCCATTGCCACTTCCTTCAACATCCCACAAAGACCAGGTTATGGCATTGTCAGGGTTCTCCACCATCCAGCCTTGTTGTGCAAACGAATCCTCTTCAAATGAACCCACAAAATCGACGAAATTGGCTCCCCCGGCCTGGATGTAATTTTGCCTTGACAACTCTGAGTTTCCATTGGCATTTTCAACTGTCAGTTTAACTGAATACGTTGTTGGGGAATTAAATATCACTTCCGGATGTTGGGAAGCAGCAGAAGTTCCATTGACAAATTCAAAGGATGATGGGGTAATTTCCCAGTTCCATGCCATCGGGCAGAGGGTGGATTGATCAATAAATTGTATCACCTTATTGGTGCAGGCCAATGTGTCGCTGGCTGTAAAATTTACGACCGGCAAAACCGAGGTGCTGACCTCAATCAGGTTTTCGAAAACGACTGTATGTTCTCCCCATTGGTTGGTTACTTTAAGCGTGACATCGTAGGTGCCTTCATTTTCGTAAAAAATTCCTGAGGGATTTTGCTCAATGGAAGTAGCGGGCGTTCCACCTTCAAATGTCCATTCCCATGCATCCACATAACAAAGGGACAAATCGTAAAATTCCACACTGCAGTTTTCGGTGATCAGTTGTGTTGAAACGGAAAAATTGGCGATTGGTGGTTTTTGAAAGTTTACTTCGAACGAAATGGTCTCGCCAATCATCCCGATATTGAAAATGTCAATACCACCCGGAAGGTCGTTGGACAGGAAGCACGCAGGGTTGGTATTGTCATTGAATGCAGTTCGTCCGAAATCTTCGGCAAAAGCAGCTTGCGGTAGGGTGCCGTTCACGTAATTGGTTCCGTTGGGCCTGTAAACATACAATTCATCTGGTGGCCCCTGGGCATTTCCCTGACCGTGCATCGTGGCATCCACCCGATAAATCAGCAATCCGGAAGTCGGCAGGGTACTTTCAAAAACACCTTGTTTCAACCGGTATTCGAGCACAAAATAATCTGTGGTTGAATTTGGTGAAGCAATTTTATAGCAGTTGTTCTGATCGGAGGCCACAGGTTCAAGGGTATAAACCCCACATTCGGTGATTTCAGGGATATCATCAATCCAATGACCATAACGAAATTTCATGTAAGCCCCCATTGATTGAGGCGGATTATTGTTTTGTGCCATCACGTCCCACGCGCCAACGGGTGTGACCGGTTGGGTAGTGTAATGATAAAGGTCGGGAGCGCCAAGAGAATGGAACATCTCGTGCACGAGCACCCCGGTACCGCTACCTGTCAGACTGGTTTCGAGTTGAAAGTTGTAATCCCATACCCGTTTGCCATTGATAAACGCAGATTCGCTGTAAAGCACCCATCGGTGCGGCCACAATAACGTTGACCATGCGGTGGTTCCTCCTCTTATAATGAACACGACGTTATCAACGTAGCCATCGTTGTTGTAATCAATATTCAGGTCAGATGGCACTTCGGAGGCAATGGCTTCAACTGCTCTTTTCAACAGTTTGTGTTCACGCGTCCTGCGTTCATCATCACCCTGATAACCCTGCGTATTGGTACCGGGATCGTAGGGCATGAAATAAGCGCGTGGATAAGTATCCTGATAAGAGATTACCGTATTTTGAGGTGGTACAGGATAAAAATGAGAAGGCATGAAAAGTGTTTCGTACGATACTGCCTCAAAGTAATTGTACATCGAACTGTACCCGGGCGATGTGTTATTGAACATATTGAAGTAATAGGTTGTGTCGTTGGTGAATTCCTGTTGATCGCTGAAACGGATGTAAACCACCAGGTTGTTGAAGGTACCGGTATTGTCGCGGTTTGCAGGATTATCAAAGCCTTGTATCACTTCCGGAACAGGCATCTGATGGGTAAGAAAATCTGAACGGCGTTTATGCATGGCCTCAACAGGGATATTTAGCCAGGGTTGTAATCCGGAATCTGACGGATTGACTTTTCCTACGATAAAATTTGTAGTAATCAGTTCATCATTTTGCAAATCAGCAAAAACATAATATCCGGTCTGGTGGTCTTTGATAATTGTAAAACCGTTTTCGTCGTGAAGCCAATTGTAGAATTCATCACCTGTTGCGTAACAATTGATGATTGTTCCGTCAGGTTGTTCAATTGTTTGAGGTTCAAAATTAAGCCAGGCAGCCTGAAGGGTTGAAATTTGAGCGACAAGAAGCAGTGCAAGCAGCAGAATTCCGGATCGTTTCATGATACAAAATGTTGATTAAGTTATGATTTCTAAGAAATTTGCCAAAAATATAATTTTTTGTTGATTTTCATATCCACCAAAATCAAATGCACGATCACTAAATCATGGGGAGTTGGAGATTCAGGGATGATTTCAATTCTGCTCATTTCCCCAACTTTGAAATTTCAGTATTTTTGTTCACTCAAAAAATCACCAGATGGATCGGGTTACCCTGTTTGTGAATGTATTGTTGCCATTGCCGGTTCCCGGAACATTCACCTACAGGATTCCCTTTGAGTTAAACGACGAGATTCAACCAGGTAAGCGCGTGGTGGTGCAATTTGGAAAAACAAAGCTTTACACAGGTCTTATCAAAACCGTTCACCAAAATGTACCTCAAAATTATACCCCAAAATACATCCTCTCTGTCCTTGATCCCATTCCACTGATCAATCCGTTGCAGTTCAAATTCTGGGATTGGATCGCAGATTATTACTTATGTCATCCCGGGGAAGTGATGAATGCAGCTTTGCCATCGGCTTTGAAATTGGCCAGCGAAACCCGCATCGTTCAACATCCTGACTTCAATGGCGATGTTTCTCAGTTGAATGAAAAAGAGTATCTGGTCGCCGAGGCGATCGATATACAAAAATCGTTGACCATCTCCGAAGTATCGCGGATTGTTGAATTTCAAAAGGTGATCCCGCTGATTAAAAACCTGATTGAAAAAAAGGTGGTGTTGCCCGAAGAAGAAATAAAAGACCGGTTCAGGCCAAAACTTGAAACTTACGTCCGGTTAGCAAAAGAATACCGGGATGAAGCAAAACTCAGGGCATTGTTTGATGACCTCGAAAAACGCGCTTATAAGCAGTTGGAACTGATGATGACTTTTCACCGGCTCATCGGCGAATTGGGTGATGAAAAGGAAATGGTAAAACGTTCCGAACTTCTTACCGCTGCCAATGCTGCACCACAACAAATTTCGGCGCTCGAGAAAAAAGGCGTCTTCGAGATCATCGAAAAGGTAAGCAGTCGTCTCGAGTCTTTCGATCCGACAAGTTCGGTAAAAAGTATTGAATTGACCGAAAAACAACAGGAAGCATTTGACCAGATCAAAAAGTCATTTGAGACAAAGCCTGTGACAGTTCTGCACGGCGTAACCTCAAGCGGAAAGACCGAGATTTACATCCGCCTGATTGATGAAATGATCAAAAGCGGCCGGCAGGTACTTTTTCTTTTGCCTGAAATTGCCCTTACCACGCAGATCATCAACCGGATGCGGAAATATTTTGGCGATCGTGTGGGTGTTTATCATTCAAAATACAGCATGTTTGAGCGGGTGGAAATCTGGAATAAAGTAAACCAGCATAAAGAACTCGTGGGAGAAAATGCTGAAAAATACCAGATCGTCCTTGGTGCGCGATCGGCACTTTTTCTCCCTTTCAGCAATTTGGGGCTTGTGATTGTGGACGAGGAGCACGACACTTCGTACAAGCAATATTCTCCGGCGCCGCGCTACCTCGCACGCGATGCCGCCATTGTTCTTGCGCAGATGCACG encodes the following:
- the priA gene encoding primosomal protein N' is translated as MDRVTLFVNVLLPLPVPGTFTYRIPFELNDEIQPGKRVVVQFGKTKLYTGLIKTVHQNVPQNYTPKYILSVLDPIPLINPLQFKFWDWIADYYLCHPGEVMNAALPSALKLASETRIVQHPDFNGDVSQLNEKEYLVAEAIDIQKSLTISEVSRIVEFQKVIPLIKNLIEKKVVLPEEEIKDRFRPKLETYVRLAKEYRDEAKLRALFDDLEKRAYKQLELMMTFHRLIGELGDEKEMVKRSELLTAANAAPQQISALEKKGVFEIIEKVSSRLESFDPTSSVKSIELTEKQQEAFDQIKKSFETKPVTVLHGVTSSGKTEIYIRLIDEMIKSGRQVLFLLPEIALTTQIINRMRKYFGDRVGVYHSKYSMFERVEIWNKVNQHKELVGENAEKYQIVLGARSALFLPFSNLGLVIVDEEHDTSYKQYSPAPRYLARDAAIVLAQMHGARTLLGSATPSVESYYNAKMQKYGLVELNERFGGMELPEILIADLKMETRRKTMKSHFSSLLIQHIEEALEKKEQVILFQNRRGFSLRVECESCNWMPSCKNCDVTLIYHKHNNQLKCHYCGYSTPVPARCPECGHTGLHMKGFGTEKVEDDLGIIFPKATIMRMDLDTTRSKTSYQKIISDFEERRIDVLVGTQMVTKGLDFDNVSIVGVLNADNLISYPDFRSFERSYQLMAQVSGRAGRKFKRGKVIIQTYKPNHEVIQYVIANRFDLMFRSQIMERRNFKYPPFYRLIELQLQHKEEGTVSAAATELAAMLKAKLGSRVIGPEFPIVSRIKGLYLKNILIKLERTTETNRLKQELKEILNLFEAGSKFKSARVVVDVDPV
- a CDS encoding prolyl-tRNA synthetase associated domain-containing protein, encoding METKKDRVLQVLNELNINFEIYHHPPAPTIEEAQKYWKGIDSAHCKNIFFRNHKGNRHYLVIIEHTANLAIHDLEKRLKQGKLSFASPERMEKYLGVTPGSVSPFGLINDANHHVYLFLDENLLKAKKISFHPNLNTYSVVIAFEDFLRFLRWSGNTYEFLQLYD
- a CDS encoding M6 family metalloprotease domain-containing protein, with translation MKRSGILLLALLLVAQISTLQAAWLNFEPQTIEQPDGTIINCYATGDEFYNWLHDENGFTIIKDHQTGYYVFADLQNDELITTNFIVGKVNPSDSGLQPWLNIPVEAMHKRRSDFLTHQMPVPEVIQGFDNPANRDNTGTFNNLVVYIRFSDQQEFTNDTTYYFNMFNNTSPGYSSMYNYFEAVSYETLFMPSHFYPVPPQNTVISYQDTYPRAYFMPYDPGTNTQGYQGDDERRTREHKLLKRAVEAIASEVPSDLNIDYNNDGYVDNVVFIIRGGTTAWSTLLWPHRWVLYSESAFINGKRVWDYNFQLETSLTGSGTGVLVHEMFHSLGAPDLYHYTTQPVTPVGAWDVMAQNNNPPQSMGAYMKFRYGHWIDDIPEITECGVYTLEPVASDQNNCYKIASPNSTTDYFVLEYRLKQGVFESTLPTSGLLIYRVDATMHGQGNAQGPPDELYVYRPNGTNYVNGTLPQAAFAEDFGRTAFNDNTNPACFLSNDLPGGIDIFNIGMIGETISFEVNFQKPPIANFSVSTQLITENCSVEFYDLSLCYVDAWEWTFEGGTPATSIEQNPSGIFYENEGTYDVTLKVTNQWGEHTVVFENLIEVSTSVLPVVNFTASDTLACTNKVIQFIDQSTLCPMAWNWEITPSSFEFVNGTSAASQHPEVIFNSPTTYSVKLTVENANGNSELSRQNYIQAGGANFVDFVGSFEEDSFAQQGWMVENPDNAITWSLWDVEGSGNGTKAAGINFYNYYAFNQRDRLISPPLAFNAESAAKLKFKHAYARVNLQFTDSLIVKISNDCGETWTRLLAVADDGTGNFVTRDPVGFAFIPATPEDWCGTDNGADCFEIDVTPWIGDLNVRIMFEAVCIIGNNLFIDDVHFDMATPISDHSAGLAQETLQLFPNPASNEVTVSYEAPAGKYLMNILDVNGRVILNENINADQTIIHQTFDLKGFSKGVYVVRISGDTFLETKKLVIR
- a CDS encoding T9SS type A sorting domain-containing protein, which codes for MNLFTNFAKQARFALLAALLFSFAALNAQMYQFDDSWGNAGLTLKSESAAGVRVNFSVNSIEFVDQEIDGISMKEILMPQVLLPNDEGMPNLPGFGRNIAIPQGSTARINVKSYRTETIKNIDIAPAPRIPLDTEDGPLQYRKHERVYNENAYYPAEPFILSEITQIRGVDVVTLGVTPFQYNPVTKELVIYRDVDIEVVFEGGNGQFGEDRLRSRWFDPILEDAIFNYNSLPVIDYSARVQHQNNSDATGFEYLIVVPNNPIWMPYAEQIKEWRTKQGILTGIKTLSEIGGSTVAILESYFNNAYNNWDIPPVAVLLMADYGTDANNSIISPIWDGYCASDNIFSDVDGNSMPDMIFARMTAQNATHLQTMVSKMLNYEDNPPTDPAFYNSPITALGWQTERWFQICSEVVGGFWRLQGKQPVRINAIYSGTPGTVWSTATNTATVVSYFGPNGRGYIPSSPAELGGWSGGTAQQVVNSINAGSFALQHRDHGFEQGWGEPDFQSSHINSLTNNQNNELVYVFSINCLTGKYNMSGECFTEKFHRYTYNGLNAGALGLIAASEVSYSFVNDAFVWGMFDNMYPQFMPDYGSPVQERDFLPAFGQAAGKYFLQQSQWPYNTNNKEVTYNLFHQHGGAFMQVYTEVPQNMAVTHNPILYSGNSSFTVIAPVDAYIALTVNGEIIGVAQSAGGANNIVIEPQLPPNTMVVTVTKQNYYRYEANVDIIPPTGPYVVGDSYVIHDPSGNNNGLMDYGESITLDMTLKNVGVAQATNVSTTMTSADEYVTITDNYAFVGTVAPNATVTVNNAFALTVSANIPDNHSVSFTLTSTNGTDTWISYISITGHAPHLKFKEYVVNDGGNGILDPGETAPLVITVENTGSAAAYNVIGSLTSTDPYVSVLTSQPQNMGNLNAGTTANCTFTVSASGNVPAGYTANLDLSMNADLGVTQQDVISLLFPDYCYPTANCSFADGFTGFALEQINNMNSGCSASGYGNFTSMVANLAGGQTYTVQWKTGYSNQQACLWIDLNDNKEFEATERLITNYVMAQANVVYTTTFTVPAGNYYGDKRIRIRANWQNSSSDPCANFSYGETEDYTANFGNPVNLEPPQNVSCNVTGNNVTITWQAPAGTSEDVLGYNVYRDGQKIANMITVLTYTNTNVPVGSYWYSVTAVYQQGESGLANPMQVNIGSLTGKLQGFVRDAVTNLVIPNAWVSALNTDYGAVTYNTPFGSHYTLNLPGGTYTIVCSAPGYQSITVNNVVILDGQTRAINFYMYSGDSPEVTDLISGIQLYSMDDVTIYPNPATDEVNISTSSMLRNVKIINNMGQLIFNSQINDYTLKINTSDFNKGFYFIEVETESSKFIEKLIVR